A stretch of the Sulfolobus acidocaldarius SUSAZ genome encodes the following:
- a CDS encoding S-adenosylmethionine decarboxylase (Decarboxylation of S-adenosylmethionine provides the aminopropyl moiety required for spermidine biosynthesis from putrescine), giving the protein MSQQLSSQTPSNQDRIVGKHVFGNLYDIDDKLLMDKDLLEGLVLEAVKIAKMNLVEIKSWSFGGKKGGVSVIALVEESHIALHTWNEYKYATLDVYTCGVDSNPQAAFEFIVSNLKPKRHQMFFADRSSE; this is encoded by the coding sequence ATGTCACAACAACTTTCTTCTCAAACCCCCTCTAATCAGGATAGAATAGTAGGTAAGCATGTTTTCGGAAACTTATATGATATCGATGATAAATTGCTCATGGATAAGGATCTGCTAGAAGGACTAGTTTTAGAAGCTGTTAAAATAGCTAAAATGAACCTAGTAGAGATAAAGTCATGGAGTTTCGGTGGTAAGAAGGGCGGTGTATCTGTAATAGCCCTAGTAGAGGAAAGTCATATCGCCTTACATACATGGAATGAGTATAAGTATGCAACACTAGACGTCTATACATGCGGAGTTGACAGTAATCCTCAAGCTGCCTTTGAGTTTATTGTATCTAATTTAAAACCTAAACGTCATCAAATGTTTTTCGCAGATAGAAGTTCAGAGTGA
- a CDS encoding DNA lyase: MLRSLVLNEKLRARVLERAEEFLLNNKADEEVWFRELVLCILTSNSSFISAYKSMNYIFDKILYMDEKEISVLLQESGYRFYNLKAKYLYQAKNLYGKVKKTIKEIADKDQMQAREFIATHIYGIGYKEASHFLRNVGYLDLAIIDRHILRFINNLGIPIKLKSRREYLLAESLLRSIANNLNVQVGLLDLFIFFKQTNTIVK, translated from the coding sequence GTGCTAAGAAGTCTAGTTCTAAACGAAAAATTAAGGGCAAGAGTACTAGAAAGAGCTGAAGAATTCCTGCTAAATAACAAAGCAGACGAAGAGGTATGGTTTAGAGAACTAGTACTATGTATATTAACGTCTAATTCTTCATTTATCTCAGCTTACAAATCAATGAACTATATATTTGATAAAATATTATATATGGACGAGAAAGAAATATCTGTTCTTCTTCAGGAATCTGGATACAGATTTTATAACTTAAAAGCTAAATACCTTTACCAAGCAAAGAACCTTTATGGTAAGGTTAAGAAAACTATTAAAGAAATAGCAGACAAAGACCAAATGCAAGCAAGAGAGTTTATTGCAACCCATATATATGGTATAGGCTATAAAGAGGCTAGCCATTTTTTAAGAAACGTCGGTTATCTGGATCTTGCAATAATAGATAGACATATTCTTAGGTTTATTAACAACTTAGGAATACCTATAAAACTGAAAAGTAGGAGGGAATACTTACTAGCAGAAAGTTTACTTAGAAGCATTGCAAATAATCTTAATGTTCAAGTGGGTTTGTTGGATTTATTTATATTTTTCAAACAAACTAATACTATCGTAAAATAG